From the Halorhabdus utahensis DSM 12940 genome, one window contains:
- a CDS encoding DUF58 domain-containing protein — MRATRRFWASSATILALAGLALLYTAPTLLAGVVLLSAWLLTEQFRFARRAAHTIDTTTITQTLPQQRVAVESSTTVTLTVQRESTALDMEIIPQVPTGARGTPQPLTLDPTDHDAETTDDLSWPIAGAFTLPKPTITLRDRFGLFEETLTLGTTPDLVVEPHAPRNLHVGAGGDEIAATYGSHSAQRGGSGLDPAELRKYVPGDPSNQIDWKATARLNETYVREFEAQTDRETMLVVDHRDSLADGDEGQTKFAYLREVLLAMTDVAEGLDDPLGITAIDDDGITAQIDPSQTRNQYESVRTRLHELTPTGSQSHGDQRQQTATQATRANTVGTVLQGDTTEYGTTLQPYYASRKTHVERVTDEPLFHAVNQLSDSEPTRLLVVATDDTHRRELQEAVKLAVQRGNQVVAFLTPNALFERYALADMEATYEAYVSFEEFRRTLDRLPRTRVFEVGPGDRIDAALRAGRTRRGGEVAHES; from the coding sequence ATGCGAGCCACGCGTCGATTCTGGGCCAGCAGTGCGACGATCCTCGCCCTCGCAGGGCTGGCACTCCTCTACACCGCCCCCACACTCCTTGCAGGCGTCGTCCTCCTCTCGGCGTGGCTGCTGACCGAACAGTTTCGCTTCGCCCGCCGTGCAGCCCACACGATCGACACAACGACAATCACACAAACACTCCCACAGCAACGCGTCGCCGTCGAATCGTCGACAACAGTCACACTCACCGTGCAGCGAGAGTCCACAGCGCTGGACATGGAGATCATCCCACAAGTACCAACCGGCGCACGCGGTACCCCACAACCACTTACCCTGGACCCGACCGACCACGACGCAGAGACGACCGACGACCTCTCCTGGCCGATCGCCGGCGCGTTCACCCTTCCGAAACCCACCATCACACTCCGCGACCGGTTTGGCCTCTTCGAAGAGACGCTTACGCTCGGGACCACACCCGACCTCGTCGTCGAGCCACATGCCCCCCGGAACCTCCATGTCGGGGCCGGTGGCGACGAGATCGCCGCGACCTACGGCAGCCATAGTGCCCAGCGCGGCGGCAGCGGCCTCGACCCGGCGGAACTCCGCAAGTACGTGCCTGGCGATCCCTCGAACCAGATCGACTGGAAGGCGACAGCCAGACTCAACGAGACGTACGTCCGGGAGTTCGAGGCCCAGACCGATCGCGAGACGATGCTGGTCGTCGATCATCGCGACTCGCTCGCTGACGGCGACGAGGGCCAGACGAAGTTCGCGTACCTGCGGGAGGTGCTGCTGGCGATGACCGACGTCGCCGAGGGCCTCGACGATCCACTCGGGATCACGGCGATCGACGACGACGGAATTACCGCACAAATCGACCCATCCCAGACACGCAATCAGTACGAATCAGTCCGGACTCGACTGCACGAACTCACGCCGACAGGGAGCCAGTCCCACGGCGATCAGAGACAGCAGACCGCCACACAGGCGACACGAGCGAATACAGTCGGGACGGTGCTACAGGGTGACACGACAGAGTACGGAACGACACTGCAGCCGTATTACGCCTCACGCAAAACCCACGTCGAACGTGTCACCGACGAGCCGTTGTTCCACGCAGTCAATCAGCTGAGCGACAGCGAACCAACGCGGCTCCTCGTCGTCGCAACTGATGACACACACCGACGGGAACTCCAGGAGGCGGTGAAGCTCGCGGTCCAGCGCGGCAACCAGGTTGTTGCCTTTTTGACTCCGAACGCTCTCTTCGAGAGGTACGCACTCGCAGATATGGAGGCGACCTACGAAGCATACGTGTCCTTCGAAGAGTTTCGTCGTACACTCGATCGGCTCCCACGCACGCGGGTCTTCGAGGTTGGGCCAGGTGATCGGATCGACGCCGCATTGCGTGCCGGCCGCACACGACGCGGCGGGGAGGTGGCCCATGAGTCATAG
- a CDS encoding ABC transporter ATP-binding protein, with the protein MSETVLRATDLRVRRGGNDVIDGVTVAVDDGETVLVQGQSGSGKTTLFEIFGLLSDCSSGELVIDGVDVTGLSRRERALFRRDRLGMVYQDFQLIDDLTARENAQLPQSHARSYDDAWLDTVLDGLGISPIADRYPSTLSGGEKQRVAIARAVANKPDIVLADEPTGQLDPETTDRVISLLFEASELAATTLLTVSHDRRITSHFETIYRLTDGTLTRTETGDQRPISSDES; encoded by the coding sequence GTGTCTGAAACTGTCCTCCGCGCGACGGATCTGCGTGTACGGCGGGGAGGCAACGACGTCATCGATGGCGTCACGGTGGCTGTCGACGACGGCGAGACGGTGCTCGTCCAGGGACAGAGCGGGAGCGGGAAGACGACGCTGTTCGAGATATTCGGCTTGCTATCGGACTGCTCGTCCGGCGAACTCGTCATCGATGGCGTCGACGTGACGGGACTTTCGAGGCGGGAGCGGGCGCTCTTCCGGCGAGATCGACTGGGCATGGTCTATCAGGACTTCCAGCTGATCGACGATCTGACCGCCCGGGAAAACGCGCAATTGCCACAGAGTCACGCTCGATCGTACGACGACGCGTGGCTCGATACCGTCCTCGACGGACTGGGTATCTCGCCGATCGCCGATCGGTATCCGTCGACGTTGTCCGGGGGCGAAAAACAGCGTGTCGCCATCGCCCGGGCGGTGGCGAACAAACCGGACATCGTTCTCGCCGACGAACCCACGGGGCAACTCGATCCGGAAACGACCGATCGCGTCATCTCGTTGCTGTTCGAGGCCAGTGAACTTGCGGCGACAACGCTGTTGACTGTCAGTCACGACCGTCGGATCACCTCGCATTTCGAAACCATCTATCGACTCACAGACGGCACACTCACCCGGACCGAAACAGGCGATCAGCGACCGATTTCGAGTGATGAGTCATAG
- a CDS encoding DUF4129 domain-containing protein: MSTHARLVAVLCCLLVGVGGVAVTVGGATDGPVTEAHPVLDQSPLSETIAQQSPGEGSANGTSTNQTDHHRNPENVSEDGSQSAVKRWLVGSMAGRLEGGAINLSQGQYQLARSLLGEGFGNDLGRYVNVAGDTDIQQDDQVAKTFNETQQTQQTYSEQVREFEQLYEEYQEAKEAGNTVQARRLAKRLERLGSNINETGQTLVERYETLSNITGASLEDGQQAILNTTNRTLSQVEAVVEQSLVRTELRITSVSPTAAYDDPLVIEGQYVTENGTAIGDSVIALAVPGPGSKTTTASNGSFRLTHRPIDLETGDQTITVSATPDNASVYLPTTTTVTTNISSVDPRVAFIDSFDRISFGAERSVVVDVTVAERPAGDVPVAITLDGRTLATGRTTESGRFESAVQLPPSVRNGTVDLTARAGTDSRAVAASSATRTVTVESSPTDLSLATTNGSSIRVHGELLAANGVPVADQPIRLSVDGTVVDIVRTNATGVFTGLIDSESATVGQSVTITARYDEPTSNLEPSRASAVGERLKQETNTPGESGGPNAPGESGGPNAPGDQSSPLWDALTNPIVVGAGVVSVAGLFIAGYFWRRRSPSATPTATQSGQSGTETPQTPEPTATTLADVEAAIEHDWPDAAVISLYEVVSRYAAADVRPDLTPRERYRAARDALSAEQATVFERVTTLYEQAKFAPESVPTDRIEDMIAAVRQDFGEDADAPADD; this comes from the coding sequence GTGAGTACCCACGCCCGGTTGGTCGCCGTCCTCTGCTGTCTCTTGGTTGGCGTCGGCGGTGTCGCTGTCACTGTCGGCGGGGCAACTGACGGGCCAGTCACGGAAGCCCACCCAGTCCTGGACCAATCCCCGCTCTCGGAGACGATCGCACAGCAATCTCCCGGCGAGGGTTCGGCTAACGGCACAAGTACGAATCAGACGGACCATCACCGCAACCCGGAGAACGTCTCCGAAGATGGGTCCCAGAGCGCCGTCAAACGCTGGCTCGTTGGTTCGATGGCGGGCCGGCTCGAAGGTGGTGCGATCAATCTGAGTCAGGGGCAGTATCAGCTAGCCCGCTCTCTTCTCGGTGAGGGATTCGGTAACGATTTGGGTCGATACGTCAATGTCGCCGGCGACACTGATATCCAACAGGACGATCAGGTCGCGAAGACGTTCAACGAAACCCAACAGACGCAACAGACATATTCTGAGCAAGTCCGTGAGTTTGAGCAGTTGTATGAGGAGTATCAGGAAGCCAAAGAAGCTGGTAACACCGTGCAGGCTCGTCGACTCGCAAAGCGACTCGAACGTCTCGGTTCGAACATCAACGAGACCGGACAAACGCTCGTTGAGAGATACGAAACGCTTTCGAATATCACTGGAGCTTCACTTGAAGATGGCCAGCAAGCTATTTTGAACACGACGAACCGTACACTCTCCCAGGTCGAAGCCGTGGTCGAGCAGTCTCTCGTCCGGACGGAACTCCGAATCACGTCAGTCTCACCGACAGCGGCCTACGACGACCCTCTCGTGATCGAAGGGCAGTATGTGACGGAGAACGGAACCGCGATCGGCGACAGTGTGATCGCACTCGCCGTCCCTGGTCCTGGTTCGAAGACGACCACGGCGTCGAATGGGAGCTTCCGACTGACCCATCGGCCGATCGACCTCGAAACTGGCGATCAGACCATCACGGTCTCAGCCACGCCGGACAACGCCTCGGTGTATCTCCCAACCACGACGACAGTCACGACGAACATTTCGTCGGTCGACCCTCGCGTTGCGTTTATCGACAGTTTCGACCGGATCTCGTTCGGTGCGGAGCGGTCAGTCGTCGTCGACGTCACCGTGGCCGAACGTCCAGCCGGTGACGTACCAGTGGCGATCACGCTTGACGGGCGGACACTCGCAACCGGTCGAACGACCGAATCGGGTAGGTTCGAATCGGCTGTCCAGCTCCCGCCATCCGTTCGAAACGGGACGGTGGATCTCACTGCCCGCGCCGGGACCGACAGCCGGGCAGTCGCCGCATCGAGCGCGACACGAACAGTCACCGTCGAATCGTCACCGACTGACCTCTCGCTTGCGACGACCAACGGCAGTTCGATCCGCGTTCACGGCGAGTTGCTCGCTGCCAATGGCGTGCCGGTCGCCGACCAGCCGATCCGGCTCAGCGTCGATGGGACGGTGGTCGACATCGTCCGAACGAACGCGACGGGTGTCTTTACAGGGTTGATCGACAGTGAGAGTGCGACGGTCGGACAGTCGGTGACCATCACTGCCCGCTACGACGAACCGACCTCGAACCTGGAACCATCCCGGGCGAGTGCCGTCGGCGAACGACTGAAGCAAGAGACGAATACACCGGGTGAATCCGGCGGACCGAACGCACCGGGTGAATCCGGCGGACCGAACGCACCGGGTGATCAAAGCAGCCCACTGTGGGACGCCCTTACGAATCCAATTGTCGTGGGAGCAGGTGTCGTCTCGGTCGCTGGCTTGTTCATTGCCGGGTATTTCTGGCGTCGTCGTTCGCCGTCGGCGACGCCGACAGCGACACAGTCCGGTCAATCCGGGACAGAGACGCCACAGACGCCAGAACCGACCGCAACAACCCTTGCCGATGTCGAGGCGGCGATCGAACACGATTGGCCCGACGCAGCCGTCATCTCCCTCTATGAGGTGGTCAGCAGATACGCCGCTGCGGATGTACGCCCCGACCTGACGCCACGCGAACGATATCGTGCAGCCAGGGACGCACTGTCCGCCGAGCAGGCGACTGTTTTCGAGCGTGTGACGACCCTGTACGAACAGGCGAAGTTCGCGCCGGAAAGCGTCCCTACGGATCGGATCGAAGACATGATCGCAGCTGTCCGGCAGGACTTTGGTGAGGACGCAGACGCCCCCGCAGACGACTAG
- a CDS encoding metal-dependent hydrolase: MWPWGHAAVGYLCYVGIATITGDRRYGLPVLAVLLGTQFPDLIDKPLAWTVPLLPSGRSLAHSLVTTGPVLLGALLIAYRARPRRSYLVATLGFALGHVTHVLGDGLHAFLDGMYSDLSYLAWPVLAPPAYETEQSFIAHFQQFEPTGTVLFEFALVGLAIAVWVILRVRSGGRSLWFRRLRKMT, translated from the coding sequence ATGTGGCCGTGGGGACACGCAGCTGTCGGCTATCTCTGCTACGTCGGGATCGCGACGATCACGGGCGATCGCCGGTACGGCCTGCCGGTCCTGGCCGTGTTGCTCGGCACGCAGTTCCCTGACCTGATCGACAAACCCCTAGCCTGGACAGTCCCGCTGTTGCCGTCTGGCCGGTCACTCGCTCATTCACTGGTCACGACCGGCCCCGTTCTGTTGGGCGCGCTCCTGATCGCATATCGGGCCCGTCCCCGTCGCTCGTACCTGGTGGCGACTCTCGGGTTCGCACTGGGTCACGTCACTCACGTCCTCGGTGACGGCCTCCATGCGTTCCTCGACGGTATGTACTCGGATCTCTCGTATCTGGCCTGGCCGGTGTTGGCACCGCCGGCATACGAGACCGAACAGAGCTTCATCGCGCACTTCCAGCAGTTCGAACCGACCGGCACGGTTCTGTTCGAGTTTGCACTCGTTGGACTCGCGATTGCCGTCTGGGTGATCTTACGGGTCAGATCAGGTGGCCGTTCCCTCTGGTTCCGACGGCTCCGGAAGATGACCTAG
- a CDS encoding FtsX-like permease family protein produces MSHRRQLLARYSRRDRLSMVVIGVSIAFLTGSALLLVSGTEQLQTIAADFDTTGYVTGYRSAELAARAGRDAVFPIATVPIDGTNATVLGVPPGANETIAAATPATGLASALTNGVATADVGATTGVDQVRIAGRQHVEMIPDSWYLAERGLVDQLDPDGAVVIDTGTDAIERASDRDAIPLRGAARFFVSGAQEALSLFGVIVAGVAGLVGVIVFSVTRMSVQDRAKTIRIVRATGATPRAVRALFTARATIVTVVGVAIGYAVGLIAARVAVNASVFLGVPVSLDLSLSRPALGVLVPLYLGVVLLGAIAGYLASRPVSRIPPAAIRSSGGGDPTTGGWIREWIPGWVDLTLLRFRAVIPTIATITVFLTLLVVLVSTGTAVAPMVDSGDATIVEPGSVHPVASSVPESFATVLEDRGIDASPEILLFPIVDGEPTLARGVDFSSFANVSGASLVTGRAPRSADEAVVGESLAARRNLSVGDTVLVGGSTRSAFTRTTIVGSYDAPGIYESHLLVPLPTARDLSTRAPGQVHVVRATRLPAAGSGIDVVDVSAPATVVRNRSFQTTVTAVNVGRTNATRTVSIRVANTSRNVTLAIPPGERTERTTTLSVARPGIWSIRAGSATQSIAVRQPNALQVRFPSAVRVGASPRVAVSTAAGEPVDNATVTLGNRTVQTDSAGVARITVPPGADTLTVTADSRTVTESVTAISDRVDRDDRSGGDGRPLVSVSIQPESPGFRVQPTARIHLENPWNRTVAPELTISGPTSSHDRTVSLDPGETTTVSAQLSRNPPGEYDVTVTDDTDTELARTTMVVTGNERLVAALATHGERGSTPFSRAVSLVFGNLTLLVGAVAGLGALMTVGGLTAIFSRGVHARRRTIGIYRATGATPGQVFVLVLRDAGVIGTVSLLVAFPLTYLLLACLSSAGVLSVFGVAIQPVFAPWIVVLGTAIVLALVGLGAALATATLVRTAPARTLLGERTGGIER; encoded by the coding sequence ATGAGTCATAGACGACAGCTCCTGGCGCGGTATTCGCGTCGCGATCGGCTGTCGATGGTCGTCATCGGCGTCTCGATCGCGTTTCTGACCGGGAGCGCGCTGCTTCTCGTGAGCGGGACCGAGCAGCTACAGACGATCGCCGCTGACTTCGACACGACGGGATACGTGACCGGCTACCGATCCGCCGAGCTGGCGGCCCGCGCTGGCCGTGATGCGGTCTTTCCCATCGCAACGGTCCCGATCGACGGCACGAACGCGACCGTTCTGGGGGTTCCGCCGGGTGCCAACGAGACGATCGCCGCGGCGACGCCGGCGACCGGGCTCGCGAGCGCCCTCACGAACGGCGTGGCGACCGCCGATGTCGGGGCAACGACGGGTGTCGACCAGGTCCGGATCGCCGGCCGCCAGCACGTCGAGATGATTCCCGACAGCTGGTATCTCGCCGAGCGTGGCCTCGTCGACCAACTCGATCCGGATGGCGCTGTCGTGATCGACACCGGCACCGACGCGATCGAGCGGGCGAGCGACCGCGATGCGATCCCGCTGCGAGGGGCTGCACGCTTCTTCGTCAGTGGGGCCCAAGAAGCGCTGTCTCTGTTCGGCGTGATCGTCGCCGGGGTGGCCGGCCTGGTGGGGGTCATCGTCTTCAGCGTCACCCGGATGAGCGTCCAGGATCGGGCGAAGACGATCCGGATCGTCCGGGCGACGGGAGCCACGCCTCGTGCAGTCCGCGCCCTGTTCACGGCGCGAGCCACGATCGTGACGGTGGTCGGCGTCGCGATCGGCTATGCGGTCGGACTCATCGCCGCTCGGGTCGCGGTCAACGCTTCGGTCTTTCTCGGCGTCCCTGTGTCGCTGGACCTCTCACTCTCCCGCCCGGCACTCGGCGTGTTGGTCCCACTCTACCTGGGAGTGGTTCTCTTGGGGGCCATCGCCGGGTATCTCGCGTCCCGGCCGGTGAGTCGGATACCGCCCGCCGCGATCCGATCGAGCGGTGGCGGCGATCCCACCACCGGTGGGTGGATTCGGGAGTGGATTCCAGGCTGGGTCGACCTGACGCTGCTTCGCTTTCGGGCAGTGATTCCGACCATCGCGACGATCACTGTCTTTCTGACGCTATTGGTCGTCCTCGTCTCGACCGGCACAGCGGTGGCCCCCATGGTCGATTCGGGGGACGCGACGATCGTTGAACCGGGCTCCGTTCATCCCGTCGCGAGCTCAGTCCCGGAGTCGTTCGCGACCGTCCTCGAGGACCGGGGGATCGATGCGAGTCCGGAGATCTTGCTGTTTCCGATCGTCGACGGGGAACCGACGCTCGCCCGTGGCGTCGACTTCTCGTCGTTCGCGAACGTGTCCGGGGCATCGCTGGTGACCGGCCGCGCCCCGCGGTCGGCGGACGAAGCGGTCGTCGGCGAGTCCCTCGCCGCCCGGCGAAACCTCTCCGTCGGCGATACCGTCCTGGTGGGCGGGAGCACCCGATCGGCGTTCACGCGGACGACGATCGTCGGCAGTTACGACGCGCCGGGGATCTACGAGAGTCATCTGCTTGTCCCGTTGCCGACGGCCCGCGATCTCAGCACTCGCGCGCCGGGGCAAGTCCACGTCGTCCGAGCGACCCGGCTGCCGGCGGCCGGGAGCGGGATCGACGTCGTCGACGTCTCCGCGCCGGCGACGGTGGTGCGCAACCGGTCGTTCCAGACCACCGTCACCGCCGTCAACGTCGGTCGGACGAATGCAACCCGAACCGTGTCCATCCGGGTCGCGAACACGTCTCGGAACGTGACCCTGGCGATCCCGCCGGGCGAACGAACCGAACGGACGACGACGCTGTCGGTCGCCCGACCCGGTATCTGGTCGATTCGGGCCGGATCGGCGACTCAGTCGATAGCGGTCCGGCAGCCGAACGCCCTCCAGGTTCGCTTCCCGTCGGCAGTTCGCGTCGGGGCTTCCCCACGAGTCGCAGTTTCGACCGCCGCCGGCGAGCCGGTCGACAATGCGACGGTGACACTCGGCAATCGAACTGTGCAAACCGATTCGGCCGGTGTCGCCCGGATCACGGTTCCGCCCGGCGCGGACACGCTTACCGTGACGGCCGATAGCCGAACCGTGACCGAGTCTGTCACGGCGATCAGTGACCGGGTTGACCGCGACGATCGGTCCGGCGGCGACGGTCGACCGCTGGTTTCGGTCTCGATCCAGCCCGAATCCCCCGGATTCCGAGTCCAGCCGACCGCCCGGATACACCTCGAAAACCCCTGGAACCGGACGGTCGCTCCCGAGTTGACGATCTCTGGGCCGACGAGCAGCCACGATCGGACAGTGTCACTCGATCCCGGGGAAACGACGACAGTTTCGGCCCAGCTATCGCGCAATCCACCGGGCGAGTACGACGTGACAGTGACAGACGACACGGACACTGAACTGGCCCGAACCACGATGGTCGTGACGGGTAACGAGCGCCTCGTCGCTGCGCTTGCAACCCACGGCGAGCGGGGGAGTACACCGTTCTCCCGCGCCGTGTCGCTGGTGTTCGGGAACCTCACCCTGCTCGTCGGTGCCGTCGCCGGGCTCGGCGCACTCATGACTGTCGGCGGGCTGACTGCCATCTTCTCCCGGGGTGTCCACGCCAGACGGCGGACGATCGGGATCTACCGGGCGACCGGTGCGACCCCGGGCCAGGTTTTCGTCCTCGTGCTTCGGGACGCCGGCGTGATCGGCACGGTTTCGTTGCTGGTGGCGTTCCCGCTCACCTATCTGCTCCTGGCGTGTCTCTCCTCGGCCGGCGTGCTTTCGGTCTTCGGCGTCGCCATCCAACCGGTGTTCGCCCCCTGGATCGTAGTGCTCGGGACAGCCATCGTGCTCGCGCTCGTCGGTCTCGGTGCCGCTCTCGCCACGGCAACGCTCGTTCGGACCGCCCCGGCGAGGACACTCCTCGGCGAGCGAACCGGAGGGATCGAACGATGA
- a CDS encoding AAA family ATPase, protein MSDAEAVYDALREEIGTVLVGNEDIVEQLTVSLLTRGHVLLEGVPGVAKTTAANLYAEATGLTYKRIQMTPDILPADITGTQVYREPTGEFELQRGPIFGNIVVADEINRATPKAQSALLEAMQENHVTIDGETLPLPDPFMVIATQNPIEMEGTFELPEAQRDRFQFKLIVETPNQDDERQLLDRFDAEPTLDADRIQQVVDEERIRSLRDQVTEQYVDDSVKEYILGIVEATRSSPDIDVGASPRATLTLMDAGKARAAIHGRGYVIPDDIKQLAKPVLRHRLILSTDAELTDRSADAVIESILQSVPATEPDDASAHPREDEIPSSAE, encoded by the coding sequence ATGAGTGACGCGGAGGCAGTGTACGATGCGCTACGTGAGGAGATCGGGACCGTCCTCGTCGGCAACGAAGACATCGTCGAGCAGCTCACGGTCTCGCTGTTGACGCGTGGGCACGTCCTGCTCGAAGGGGTGCCCGGTGTGGCCAAGACGACGGCGGCGAACCTCTATGCGGAGGCGACCGGACTAACCTACAAGCGCATCCAGATGACGCCGGACATCCTCCCGGCGGACATCACAGGGACGCAAGTGTATCGCGAGCCCACCGGGGAGTTCGAACTCCAGCGCGGGCCGATCTTCGGGAACATCGTGGTCGCCGACGAGATCAACCGGGCGACGCCGAAGGCCCAGTCCGCGCTGCTGGAAGCGATGCAGGAGAACCACGTGACGATCGACGGCGAAACGCTCCCCTTACCGGATCCGTTCATGGTGATCGCGACGCAAAATCCCATCGAGATGGAGGGGACGTTCGAACTCCCGGAAGCCCAGCGCGATCGCTTCCAGTTCAAACTTATCGTGGAGACGCCGAACCAGGACGACGAACGACAGCTCCTGGATCGGTTCGACGCGGAACCGACGCTCGATGCCGATCGAATCCAGCAGGTCGTCGACGAGGAGCGTATCCGGTCGCTCCGTGACCAGGTAACCGAGCAGTACGTCGACGACAGCGTCAAGGAGTACATTCTGGGCATCGTCGAGGCGACCCGATCCTCACCGGACATCGACGTCGGGGCGTCACCGCGAGCGACGCTGACGTTGATGGACGCCGGGAAAGCTCGGGCGGCGATCCACGGCCGCGGGTACGTCATCCCCGACGACATCAAGCAACTCGCGAAGCCGGTCTTGCGACATCGGCTGATCCTCAGCACGGACGCCGAGTTGACTGATCGAAGCGCCGACGCGGTGATCGAGTCCATCCTTCAGTCCGTCCCGGCGACGGAACCGGACGACGCGAGCGCGCACCCACGAGAGGACGAAATACCGTCCTCGGCCGAGTAA
- a CDS encoding DUF4350 domain-containing protein, with product MRDLRDVTVPEAVLVAITIAVAGAILFGAATSATAFGAFNYGWDGTADLRTVAGETTDSAVLENASAYDRLAGNGTLAVVLGPSEPYTPAELERIETFLRGGGTLLVGGDFGAGANELLAGIDATARIDGRLLRDERNYGRSPAFPLATNVNGTVGVDELALNYPSAVVTPNGTNATVMASTSPYAYADENRNGELDDAESMRAYPILTRESVGNGTVLTLSDPSVFINSMLDRGDNRAFAQTLFGDAQRVRFDYTHSGGIPPLVRLLKLIRSGPLTQFLFGTLLVGGIVVMARYGRAIRNRFSRRAPAAEDVALTEAEIVDLVSKQHPDWDHDRVTRIATQLATRRSGDRDTSSDDS from the coding sequence ATGAGAGATTTGCGTGACGTCACGGTTCCGGAAGCCGTTCTCGTAGCTATAACGATCGCGGTGGCTGGGGCGATACTGTTCGGTGCCGCGACGTCGGCGACGGCCTTCGGCGCGTTCAATTACGGCTGGGACGGAACGGCTGATCTCCGGACGGTCGCCGGCGAAACGACCGACAGTGCCGTCCTCGAGAACGCGAGCGCGTACGACCGACTGGCAGGCAACGGGACGCTTGCTGTCGTCCTCGGCCCGAGCGAACCATACACCCCCGCAGAGCTCGAACGCATCGAGACGTTCCTGAGAGGTGGCGGAACCCTGCTCGTCGGCGGGGATTTCGGGGCCGGTGCGAACGAGTTGCTGGCTGGGATCGACGCCACGGCCAGAATCGACGGGCGATTGCTCCGTGACGAGCGAAATTACGGCCGCTCGCCGGCCTTCCCGCTGGCGACGAACGTCAACGGAACTGTGGGAGTCGACGAACTCGCCCTGAACTATCCCTCCGCGGTCGTGACGCCGAACGGCACGAACGCGACCGTGATGGCGTCCACCTCGCCATATGCCTACGCCGACGAGAATCGCAACGGCGAACTCGACGACGCGGAGTCGATGCGGGCGTACCCGATCCTCACCCGGGAATCAGTCGGGAACGGAACCGTTCTGACGCTCAGCGATCCGAGCGTGTTCATCAACTCCATGCTCGACCGGGGCGACAACCGGGCGTTCGCACAGACGCTGTTCGGTGATGCCCAACGAGTACGGTTCGATTACACCCACTCCGGCGGGATCCCGCCGCTCGTCCGACTGCTGAAACTGATCCGGTCGGGCCCACTCACGCAGTTCCTGTTCGGAACACTGCTCGTCGGTGGCATCGTCGTCATGGCCAGATACGGGCGGGCCATACGCAACCGGTTCAGTCGCCGGGCACCGGCAGCTGAGGATGTGGCGCTGACCGAGGCCGAGATCGTCGACCTCGTCTCGAAGCAGCATCCGGACTGGGATCACGATCGCGTCACCCGGATCGCCACACAGCTCGCGACGCGTCGATCCGGCGACAGGGACACGAGCAGCGACGATTCCTGA